In Aquila chrysaetos chrysaetos chromosome 24, bAquChr1.4, whole genome shotgun sequence, the genomic stretch GGCGCAGGGCTGGGAGGCGAAAGCCTGGTCTGTCCCTGACCCTGTGGCCAACGGAGATACCCCATCTCTTGTCTGCAGTCCTCCTACTTCGGGGAGATCAGCATGGGGACCCCCCCGCAAAGCTTCCTGGTGCTTTTCGACACCGGCTCCTCCAACCTGTGGGTGCCGTCCGTCTACTGCCAGACGCCGGCGTGCTGTGAGTACCGCAACCGCATTGCAcagagctgccccagcagcacagcgTAGGGGGGAAATCACGATGCCAGACCAAAAATGATCCCGGCACGCTGCTCTGGGGTAGCTGTTCCCTGATACCAGCCGGTGCATTCCTTGGGAAACACGGAGCCCTCTGCCATTATGTGCCCGGCTAACGAAGATGGCCGAATCGCTACGGCCACGGTGGGTGTCCCCAGATTGCAGAAATCTCAGTGGTTGTGCCTGACCTTTCgtggcagggcagagggaagagcaAAGCTACGAATTGCGGAGCTGATGTCCCGCTCCCTGGCAGAGCTCATCCGATGTAACTTGCTGATGGTGGGAGAGCGATGGGGATTTAACTGCTGATGGCTTTGCTCGCGCTGGGTGGCTGATGTGGTTGTGATCACAACAGCTGTTCCCTGGAGAGGGATGCAGGCAAAACTGGGATGCAAACCCTGCCTTCAAGATAACTGCGAGGCAGAGAAACAGCCCGTTTCGCTCTTCACGGCTTGCTCTGCTGAGGAAGCTGCTTTCCCAGGCGTTATCCCGGCAGAGTGACTGGCAGTGAAATCCCACCGGGGCCAGGCGAGCGTGTGCCCAGGAGCTTTGCCCTCTTCTCTCTCACACAGCCAATCATGCAAAGTTCAATCCCAGCGAGTCCTCCACCTTCACCTCCAACGGCCAGTCCTACACCCTCTCCTACGGCAGCGGCTCGCTCACGGTGGTGCTGGGCTACGACACGCTGACGGTGAGTGCACCCCACGCCGTCCTTGTGTGCCTGGGCGCTGTGtccccagcaccagctgggTGTCCCGATGGAAGGACCCTGGGGGACAGCCTAAGGGCATATCTCCTGTCTCTTGTAGCCAAGACTTGGGCAAACCAGGGCCTGAGATGGGCAGAACTGATATAAAGTGGTTATTGCCACCGTCAGTTACCCGGCTGTGTTTTTACTCTGTTTTAACCCAATTCCTGCTAATTTTCCCAGCTGCTTGGTGATGTTTTCACCAGCTATGACCTTGCGGTGTGTTCTTTGGGCTGTCCGAGCATCAGTCATCCCATCCGACGGCTGCTTGGGTTTGCCTAAGCATGCAGGCTGACCTGGCgtccctttcccctccagctccagAGCATTGTGGTCACAAACCAGGAGTTCGGGCTCAGCGAGAACGAGCCAACCGAGCCTTTCTACTATGCTGATTTTGATGGGATCATGGGAATGGGCTACCCCTCGCTGGCGGTGGGAGGGACACCCACCGCGCTGCAGGGCATGCTGCAGCAGAACCAGCTCACCCAGCCCATCTTCAGCTTCTACTTCTCTCGGTAAAAATCTGCTGGGACCCTCTGCACGTCCTGTGTGCACCGGTGTCCCTCTGCCTGTCCCCGTGCAGGTTCCTTGTGAATTTGTCCCTCGCTAGCCCATGCATATCGCACCCATTTACAATCTCTGCTGCTGTAACTCTGTGTTTTTGCAGCCAACCCACCTACAACTACGGGGGAGAGCTCATTCTCGGAGGAATTGACACTCAGTTCTTCTCTGGGGACATTATGTGGGCACCGGTGACCCAGGAGCTTTACTGGCAGGTGGCGATTGATGAGTGAGTTGTGTTTGTACCTGATGGGCATCATCCACCTGGGCAGCTCATGTAACGAGGGTGGTACGGCTGTCCTGCAGATGAAGCTGCAGCTATTGCAGCAGGCATGGGTTCGGCACTGCATTTTGGAGCATCCCAGACTTAGAGATCCAGCCAAGACAGGTTTAGTTGCCAGTGGGTGCTTAAAGTGACGTCCTTCTCCCTGTTCTCCTCCCAGGTTTGCTATCGGGCAGTCAGCGACCGGCTGGTGCATCCAGGGCTGCCAGGCCATCGTGGACACGGGGACGTTCCTGCTGACGGTGCCCCAGCAGTACATAGGCAGCTTTGCTCAGGCTCTTGGTGCCCAGCCGACTAACGATGGTGTAAGTGCAGGGGACGCTTTGGAGGTGCGTgtggagcgggggggggggcttgcaAGTGAGCCAGAAGCCGTGGGCTTGACCAGGTCCCACAAAACTTGTGTGGCATCTACAGAACATCATACTGCAGGTGTGTCAGGGAAGGACGAGGCGACATGGCACTGTCAGGGGTTAAAGTGTATGTTGCCCCCACATACGGGAGTATCTCTCCTCTCACAGTGGGTGCTGTTCCAGCCATAACCTCCTCTTCACCCTCTCTCCGCAGTATGCAGTTGACTGCAATGAGATCCAGAACATGCCCACCATCACCTTCGTCATCAACGGAGCTCAGCTCCCACTCAGCCCCTCCGCCTACGTCTCGAACGTATGTATTAGCTGAGCAGCTTCGTCCTGCTGAGTCCTTGAGGGCCAGGAAAGGACCTGGTGCTTCTTGACAAGTAGCAAtgctctccctgcctgtgcGGGCAGATCCTacctccctgcagcccagctggcagGGTCCTGGTGCTTGTTTGAGGCTCTGACTCCCCGTTCTTCCCCCCTTACAGAACAACGGCTACTGCACTCTTGCGATTGAGGAGACCTACGTGCCTTCCCAGAATGGGCAGCCGCTCTGGATCTTGGGTGATATCTTCCTGAAGGAGTATTACACCATCTTTGACCTGGCTAACAACAGCATCGGCTTCGCCTCGTCGGTGtagaggagcagagcagcaaaatCCAGCCCTTCTCCTGGCCAAACACACCTTagccagcagtgctggagcACTACGGGGTTCCTATGGACCTTTATGTTCCTTTACGTGTCTGCATGGTTCCCCATCCCTCCAGGATTTCTGTGTGTGCTCTCACAGTCTCCTGTTACAAATAAATGCCAACATCCCAAATAGTCTCTGACCTTCTGAGTTTGTTGAGTGACGATTGAGGGTGGACCGATGGGTTGCGTGTCTCAGACACTCTTTCTCCAGCAAGAAAGATAAGCGCCGTGATAAACTCCTAGGCGCGTTTCCGCAGAGTCAGCATGGGGAAGGCTGTGGGGAAGCTGTCCCTGGGCTGcttcaaatatttatgtttgttGCAAAGGGGTATGACATGCTGTGGACTCCTAAAGGCTGTGGGACTGAGTCCCAGCCTTTATCTATAGTGAATTATTGAGCTTGGGGGTGGCTCTGATGAAGGCAGCAGGCTCCgagctgcagctcagctcacAGCCCGACGGGTGCAGGGACAGGAGTGACCAGCCTTGCCCCACGCTGGTGCCCGGGGTAGCTCCTGCAGACGGTGCAGCCCGGCTTCCAAGCCCTTGGGTATGAAGATGTCCCACAGCCCAGCCCCATCCCGTCTTGCAAGGCTTGTGTGGCTCAGCTGGGGGCTGTAGACTTTGTGTGTTggaaagcaggcagctgccgtCCCCCAAATCCCGGCTGCTGCCTTTGGACCTGGCTGCACGCcgctgtggtgggttgaccccggctggatgccaggtgcccaccaaagaTGCTCTATCACTgccctcctcaactggacaggggagagaaaataaaacgAAAgacttgtgggtcgagataagcACAGGGAGAGATTACTCGccagttactgtcatgggcaaagcagactcaacttggggaaattaacttaTTAATAATCAActcagagtagggtaatgagaaataaaaactaaatcttaaaacacctttccccacccctcccttcttcccaggcacagattcactcctgaattctccacctcctcccctcccagtggcacaggggcacggggaatgggggttatgatcagttcatcacacatctctgccgcttcatcctcttcagagggaggactcctcactcttcccctgttccagcgtggggtccctcccacgggacacagtcctccacgaGGGAtacagttctccacaaacttctccaaagcGAGTCCTTCCCCctcagttcttcatgaactgctccagcgtgggtcccttccccgggctgcagtccttcaggcacagcctgctccagcgtgggtcccctgcggggtcacgagtcctgccagcaaacctgctccagcgtgggcttcccacggggtcacagcctccttcgggcacccacctgctccagtgtggggtcttccccaggctgcaggtggagatctgctccactgtggacctccctgggctgcagggggacagcctgcctcaccatggtcttccccatgggctgcaggggaatctctgctccggcgcctggagcatctcctcccctccttctgcactgacctggggctctgcagggttgttcctctcacatattctcactcctctctctaGCTGCAGTTgcgcagattttttttttcccccttcttaaatacattatcccagaggcactaccaccatcgctgatgggctcagccttggccagtggcgggtccgtcttggagtcggctggcattggctctgtcgaACATGGGGgaagtttctagcagcttcgcacagaagccacccctgtaaccccctgctaccaaaaccttgccacacaaacccaatcCACTGGCTTCTGTCCTCCTTATCCTCAATGAGGGCCAAGCCCCGAATGAGTGTCCCGAGCCCGATTCCTGCAAGGGCTTTGCTTTGCAGGTGAGAAGCACCACGCGCCAGGCTGCGGTGCAGGGGATCAGGACACCAAAAGGTCACTGGGGTTGTTGGTCTTAAACACCAACTACAGCCCCGGGGACAGGAGTTCCCCGAGGGATTCCCCAAAAAAGCCAGTTCTGCTCTGTGCCGTCAGGCGCTGGTGCGTGTCTGCAAATGCCGTGTGAGTCCCTAACAGGGTGGTACGGCTTCGTTCTCCTCCAGCCGCTGTTTGCTGCCGGGCTGCACTAAGTCACTTTAGGG encodes the following:
- the LOC115335172 gene encoding pepsin B-like, which codes for MKWLVLALVCLQLSEGMVRIKLKKAKSIREKMKEAGVLEDFLKKIKYDPAKKYHFSEDYVVYEPMTSHLDSSYFGEISMGTPPQSFLVLFDTGSSNLWVPSVYCQTPACSNHAKFNPSESSTFTSNGQSYTLSYGSGSLTVVLGYDTLTLQSIVVTNQEFGLSENEPTEPFYYADFDGIMGMGYPSLAVGGTPTALQGMLQQNQLTQPIFSFYFSRQPTYNYGGELILGGIDTQFFSGDIMWAPVTQELYWQVAIDEFAIGQSATGWCIQGCQAIVDTGTFLLTVPQQYIGSFAQALGAQPTNDGYAVDCNEIQNMPTITFVINGAQLPLSPSAYVSNNNGYCTLAIEETYVPSQNGQPLWILGDIFLKEYYTIFDLANNSIGFASSV